The nucleotide sequence AATAACACGGCTGTTGAAATACAAGGTTCGGGAAGTTTCAGTACAACCAATTTGTTTCGATTTAGCGGTGGAGGAGGAGGAAACCAATTAACATATGAAGGCTCCAAATCAAGAGATTTTCAGATAAACGCCTCATTATCTGTAAACGTAAACGGTGCTGCCGGAAACTACTACGCTTTTGTGATCGCTAAAAATGGCACTGTGGTCACCCAGTCAAACGCTGTGGTTTATATAGCGAGTGATAGTCAGATTCAAAACGTCTCGTTGAATACAGTGGTTTCCATGGATACTTCCGACTATATAGAGTTATATGTACAGCGACTAACCGGTACCGGCACCGATACCCTATCAGTTTTCTCGGAGAATTTAAGCATAAAGTAAACTCGAGGTTTACCTTAAATGTGAACTAGATTAGTACCTTAAGCCAAGAGATTATTTTCCCCTAGAAGGGGATATAAATGACTGTAGATCTTAAGGACAATTATTTAACAAAAGTTTTTACAAACGTAATTTTCAGTAATGTACATTCGCACAATTTTTACACCCAATAATTAAATGAAAATATCAAAATCCTACTTATACAATGCCATGGCTCTGTTTTTGATCGTGGCTCTTTCGAGTAGTTCTTTGATCAACGCTCAAGTTGGAATTGGAACTACATCACCCGACCCCACTTCTATTCTGGATATCTCTTCAACTACGCAAGGAATGTTGGCACCAAGAATGACGACAACGCAACGTTCGGCTATATCTACACCGGCTAATGGTTTATTGGTTTTTGACACGGATTTAAAAGCTTTTTATTATTACGACACTACCACGACTTCATGGATAAAGATTAATTCTTCGGCAGAAAAAAGGGATAATTATAAATTGATCAAATCGGCTTCCGACTTATCTGCTGAACTTACTGCCGGTGGAGGTTCGAAATATTTACTTACCTCAAATACATTGTACGAGATCAATGGAACCATAACAATATCATTCCCCATTGAATTGAATAATGCTTACATCACCGGGAGAGATACCAATGAAGATAAGCTGGTACGAGCGGGCGGAGTTCTTTTTACAGGCACAACCGGAGGAAGTATTCGAGGAGTTTCACTAACGGCATCAGGAGCAGGAGGGACGGTTTTTAGTATTTCGGGTTCCAGTGCACAAAATCTAATTTTCAGAGATAGTTTTGTGATCGGTTCTAATTCCGTAGGAAGTATTAGTGGCATGGGACTGGTATTTATAAGTATTGTTCAGTATGTAGGAAATACTTCAGGAATTACCTTTACTAATATTAACAGATTACTGCTTAGCAATGAAGGTTGGGATAGCAGTAACGCAGGAACTTTTGAAACCTTTACAGGTAGCTTCGACCTCATTCAAAAAGTAGGAGGATTTAGCAATGTAACAGCGGGTAAAACAGGGATGAGAGTAACTGGAATCACAGGTATTACCGGAGATGCGATTCTCAAGGAAGTAGTATTTTATGGAGGAGGAACGTACATAGCCGGAACATCGCCATACACTGGATATAATTTTACAAAAAGCTGGGTAGTAAATTCTCCCGGAATTCCTGTGGAGATGGATGATGTTGCTTCAGGGAATATTTATATGACAACCCCTGCAACCACTACTTTTACAGCCAGCGGTGCTGCAGGAAGAAAAAAGATAAGCGGGACCACCTCTTCGACGGAGATGTTCAGGACCTCTTCTGCTGTAAGCAATCGGATCGTTTATGAAGGTTCCAAGACGCGGAAGTTTAACATTCAGGCTTCCTTCACGGTCGATGCGGTCAATAATAACAAGTTCTTTACCTTTTTTATCGCAAAGAATGGTGTTGTTTTAGCGCCCACTTCCATTTCAACAAAAGTAATTGGTGGCGGTGACGAACGCGCCTTGTCGTTCACAGGAACCACCACTCTGGCGCCTAATGATTTTATTGAGGTGTGGGCTCAAAATGATACAGATACTTCGGGACTAATAGTCCCTTTCTTGAATCTCTTAATCTATTAATGTCATTGTATTGTTTCCTAAAGCCCTTTGGAAACAAGATGATTTTTATTTAAAAAGTCTAAAACCTTCGGTAGCACGTATCGAAGGTTTTTTTCTGACTTTACACTATCGTGAAATACTACAATGCTTCCAGGACGTATGTTTTTTATGACATTCTGAAGGCATTTTTCTTCGGAAAGTTTTGCGTTAAAATCGCCGCTTAATACACTCCACATTATAATATGATAGCCCTTTTTCTGAAGGATTCGCGATTGCTTTCCCGTTAATTTTCCATAAGGAGGTCTGAATAATTTTTTCGTCGTCGTTTTTTGACTTTCCGACTGCTCACGTCTTCCTTCAGATAAAGCTTCTATTTCAGCCTCTGCCATTAATACATCTGTTAAATATTTCGAGGACTCCGTTTGCCACCCATTGAGGTGATGAAAAGTATGATTTCCTATGGTATGCCCTTCTACGATAATACGTTTAAGGAGAGCGGGATGTTTTTGTATGTTATTACCTATGCAAAAAAAAGTGGCTTGGGCGTGATATGCTCTAAGAAGCTCTAGGACCCAGGGCGTCACTTCGGGGATGGGACCGTCGTCGAAGGTAAGATATACATTTTTGGTCTCTTTGGGAACTGCCCAAACTCTTTTCGGAAACATCCGGTGTAACAGCTTGGGCGATTTTACCAATAAGGAATTCATTTATGGCAATCAGTTTTCTACTTCCACCCCATCCAGAAGAGCTGAATCCATGGGCATTTCAAGGGAATCTTCAATTGGCAGCTCATTTTCCATATCGATTCCTTCATTCTCATTATAAAAATGACGGAAAAGTTTCAAATAATCATTGAATTTGGTGGCTTCCGCTTTTGCAAATTCTTCAGTATCATAAACAATTAGGATATCGATTAACCCACGGTAGCGTTCCATATTACTGATAATCTCTTCAGCTAAACCATATTGACGTTTGATCTTCATTCCGCTGAAGTAGATAAGATTTTCTTGATACTTTTTCGACACATCTTTATAAATGGCACGTGCTTTTTCGGGCTTGTCCAATTCAAAGTAACCTAAGATATAAGGCTCGAGCAGGGTATAGAACTCGAAGTATTTTACCGGCATTTTTTCCATGGCTAAATCGAGTACTTTCTCGGCTTTTTCATTTTTGCCCTCATTCATCAAGGTTTCGGCAAGACGGGCTAGATTACTGCGATATGTAATTCCGTTCTTTCGGGTTTCTACATCGTGATAGATATCCGGGCTTCCGCTGTTACCCCAATCCCAGCTCATGACGATATCGTACATTTTATCAGAATCTATCCGTCCCATATCAAAGGGATTTTTCTTATCTACCGGGGTCCTAATAGGAACCAATTTGTATACCACACCTTCCAGCTGAAGATAATCCTTCATCCACAGGTAATCGTCATCCCCAAAGCTTCCGCCGCTAAAATAAATTGGTCGTTCCCAGTTGTTATTTGCAACAACATCCAGCATCATCATTCGGTTCTTGTAAAGAATATCGTCCTTCACGTTTATATCGATATACGGTACGATCTTGTCTGCATCTTCCTGCTTTACGATTCCATTTCGAAGCACTGCTTCTTTGTCTACCGGAATTCGAATAACCTTGGAAGGAAACGTATTTGCAAACTGCCCGCTTTGCAGTTCTACGGTCGTAGCCGGACTGTCATTGGCTACCCAGTTCATCCATGTTTTTATGTCTATGGTATCCTGTTTGGTTTGCTGAAAGAACAAGAAATCCCGTGATCCCACTTTGTATTTATCATGTGTGAGTTGTGACGGAATAGGGTCACTGCTAAACGCCTTCTTTTTCATATCATCTATATACCAATCTGTTTGGAACAGGCTCGTATTTACAATCCGCACATCCTGTCTGTAACCTTCAATATTCTGGGCATACCACAACGCAAAGGTGTCATTATCTCCTATGGTAAACAAAATAGCATTTTCATCACAGGAATCCAGATACATTTTGCCCATAGAGCGAGCGGTATATTTTCCGGATCTGTCATGATCATCCCAGTTCTGAGTAGCCAGCAGCACCGGTGCCGCGAGGGTGGTGATTCCAATAACTAATGGGATCGCTAACTTTGGTTTTATATATTCTTTGGCGAGTTCGTACAGCGCGTATACACCAAAACCAATCCAAATTGCAAATACATAAAATGATCCCACCAAGGCATAGTCTCTTTCTCTGGGTTCGAAAGGTCGCTCGTTTAGATATACCTTTAGTGCCAAACCTGTAAACAGGAAGAATACCAGCAGTACCCAGAAGTTCTTGGAATCGTTCTTAAAATGCAACACCAGCCCTAAGATACCCAGTATTAAAGGAAGGAAATAGTAGGTATTTCGGGCTTTATTTTCTTTAATATCCGTTGGTAAGTTTTCCTGTGATCCAAGGCGCCATTCGTCAACAAAATTTATCCCGCTTATCCAGTTACCGTGAAGGTCATCCAATTGTCCCTGTACATCATCCTGTCTTCCGCTAAAATTCCACATAAAATATCGCCAATACATATAGCCAAACTGGTATTGAAACATAAATTTTATGTTTTCGAAAAAGGATGGTTTTTCGATATCCAGGTAATCCCTGAAGTTTTTTAGAAAGGAATCATATTCTTCACTATCAACCATTCCTTCTGCAAATGCCTGCTTAAATTTTGAGACCTCCTCTACTAATCGGGCTTCACCTCGGAACTCTCTTTTTACTTCAAAATTGAGTCCGTTGGTGAATTCCAGATAGTTGGCATTGTGTTCAGGGCTCCACATTCGCGGGAGAAAGGCTTTGTGAGCATCGTCTGTATTTTGACCAGCATTTTTATAGTTGTTTACAATGACATATTTGCCGGCATTTTCATCTTTTTCATATTTGGGTTTATCATCCTTATAGGGATTGTCCCTGTCGAGACCGGCGTAGGCTTCAGTAAATAATGGTCCGTAAAAAAGGTGGGTTTCGGGATATTGTTCTCTGTTGTAGTATGCAAGAAGTTCTCTTGCGTTATTAGGATTGTTCTCGTTTATAACAGTACCTGCATTGGCTCGTATGGGCAACATTAACCAACTTGAGAAGCCAATAAAGATAAACAGGATACAAAGCAATAAGGTATTTAGCTTAACGTAATGCTTCTTCCGCGTATGACGTAACCCCCAATAGAAAAGAAATATAAACAGTAATCCGGCGATGACAGTTCCTGAATTAAAGGGGAGTCCGATGGAATTAACGAAAAACAATTCCGAAGCACTAAAGAACTTTAGTGTCATAGGTAAGAGCAGCTTAAAGATAAACAGCAGTATGGAAACATTGATCACTAGTGCAACTATAAAATTACGTACGGTAATCGTTTTATAATGTTTAAAGAAATATAGGAATCCAATGGCTGGAATAGTTAGTAATCCCATGAAGTGAATTCCGAATGAAA is from Constantimarinum furrinae and encodes:
- a CDS encoding polysaccharide deacetylase family protein, whose translation is MNSLLVKSPKLLHRMFPKRVWAVPKETKNVYLTFDDGPIPEVTPWVLELLRAYHAQATFFCIGNNIQKHPALLKRIIVEGHTIGNHTFHHLNGWQTESSKYLTDVLMAEAEIEALSEGRREQSESQKTTTKKLFRPPYGKLTGKQSRILQKKGYHIIMWSVLSGDFNAKLSEEKCLQNVIKNIRPGSIVVFHDSVKSEKNLRYVLPKVLDFLNKNHLVSKGL
- a CDS encoding glycosyltransferase family 117 protein, encoding MGSFQYQKWNNILGWFVFAVALLTYWLTVEPTASFWDAGEYITTASNLEVGHPPGAPLYQLLGAFFSIFAMEASSIALTINLMSVFASAFTILFMFWSLTILLTNLVSKNTEINKNNAIAILGSAAVGSLAFTFTDSFWYNAVEAEVYAAAALWMSALFYCGLRWEREMLTPRGNRWVILIAFLIGLSFGIHFMGLLTIPAIGFLYFFKHYKTITVRNFIVALVINVSILLFIFKLLLPMTLKFFSASELFFVNSIGLPFNSGTVIAGLLFIFLFYWGLRHTRKKHYVKLNTLLLCILFIFIGFSSWLMLPIRANAGTVINENNPNNARELLAYYNREQYPETHLFYGPLFTEAYAGLDRDNPYKDDKPKYEKDENAGKYVIVNNYKNAGQNTDDAHKAFLPRMWSPEHNANYLEFTNGLNFEVKREFRGEARLVEEVSKFKQAFAEGMVDSEEYDSFLKNFRDYLDIEKPSFFENIKFMFQYQFGYMYWRYFMWNFSGRQDDVQGQLDDLHGNWISGINFVDEWRLGSQENLPTDIKENKARNTYYFLPLILGILGLVLHFKNDSKNFWVLLVFFLFTGLALKVYLNERPFEPRERDYALVGSFYVFAIWIGFGVYALYELAKEYIKPKLAIPLVIGITTLAAPVLLATQNWDDHDRSGKYTARSMGKMYLDSCDENAILFTIGDNDTFALWYAQNIEGYRQDVRIVNTSLFQTDWYIDDMKKKAFSSDPIPSQLTHDKYKVGSRDFLFFQQTKQDTIDIKTWMNWVANDSPATTVELQSGQFANTFPSKVIRIPVDKEAVLRNGIVKQEDADKIVPYIDINVKDDILYKNRMMMLDVVANNNWERPIYFSGGSFGDDDYLWMKDYLQLEGVVYKLVPIRTPVDKKNPFDMGRIDSDKMYDIVMSWDWGNSGSPDIYHDVETRKNGITYRSNLARLAETLMNEGKNEKAEKVLDLAMEKMPVKYFEFYTLLEPYILGYFELDKPEKARAIYKDVSKKYQENLIYFSGMKIKRQYGLAEEIISNMERYRGLIDILIVYDTEEFAKAEATKFNDYLKLFRHFYNENEGIDMENELPIEDSLEMPMDSALLDGVEVEN